The DNA sequence AAAAATGGTCGATGATAGAGTTCATTGTTGTTTGTACTTCCTAAAGCCTACTAATAAGGGGATTGATGCTTTAGACGTCGTaacgatgaaaaaattagcAAAGAGAGTGAATTTAATTCCAGTTATTGCCAAAGCAGATTCACTAACTAAAGAggaactgaaaaatttcaaaatggAAATCAGAGAAATAATAAGAGTACAAGATATCCCTGtatgtttcttcttcggcAATGATGTTTTAAATGCAACGcaagatatttttcaaaagtatcCCTTCAGTATAATCGCATCTAACGAGtatattttcaatgaaaaaggTGAAAGAGTTAAGGGAAGACAATACAAATGGGGCGCTGTTgacattgaaaatgaaaagtattGTGACTTTAAAATCTTGCAAAAGACGCTTTTTGATTGGCATTTAATCGACCTTGTAGAAAGCACGGAAGAATACTATGAAAAATGTAGATCTGAAATGTTAAGAACCAGGTTATTAAAGGCCAGAGATTGTTTAACAACAAAAAGTGTTGATTTAACCGAAGAACAGAAGAAGTTCctggaagaagaaatgaatttCGATGAACTCGAGGAAaacaagttgaaaaattacaagTGCTATGAAATAATCAATAAAACCATCATGGATAAAGTGGCTACAGAATGGGATCCTGAATTTATAACTAGACAATTAGAggccaaaaagaaattcaacGAACTGTCCAATagagaaatttcaaagtttcGAGACTGGAAAAAGAGCCTATTCAtggaacaagaaaatttcaaccaagaaattgaacaattGAATCATAAGTTGGAAAACTTACAGCTGGAATGCCAAGACTTGGAATATAAGTTGTTAATCGGGAAAAGTTCTAACAATCATTCCACAGACAGTGCTACTTTAGTGAATGTTCACATCAGAAGGTAGTATTACTAAGAAAAGCCAATACTTTTACGCACGCTTAgctttatataataaaaatacaagTAGGATAGAAAtgagtatttttttagcaGCATTTCTACCATAATTAACAAAACCCTAACTCTACTATATCAGATTAGATCTCATCCGGGTAATACGCGacacaattttttttttcgagaGCATTTTTcgaaggaagaaaaaaaaaagtatttaaGGCGTCAATTGCGCTACATTATAAACTTTTGTCCGCTGAAACCATACAGTAGTAATTTGAGTTCAGTCGAGCGCgcaaaagaaggaaaaaaaaaaccacaAGGCAGTGCAAAGAAGAGTGGAACATCAAGTGATGTTTCCTTTACTTTGCTTTCTCCCTTTTATCTTGGATTGTTAACccgccttttttttcttttcaaaaattttctcctttCATCCCTCGTTTATCATAATGATGATTTCATTTCTACctatatgtttttttctggcATCTCTAATGTTAGGATGCGAAGTTTAAGTACTCTCCATTCGATGAATACAATTTTTGACAATATCTGACTTTACTATGATTAAGAACGACcgaggaagaaaaaaataaaaaaaagggaactAAGGGGACACACATACGTAGAAAATGATGTAAAGCGGATTACATCTGACAAtatattcttgaattttcttttcggtTTAGGGCTTGGCACAGGCCTTCTCTTCGTCCGAGTCGTAtaggaaacaaaaaaacataaagCGTGTATTACGCAATCACAAGGTTACCCGGTACAATCACGTGTGGGTGTGGAGAGCAGCCGTTTAAAACCGTTTGGACCTTGGTCCGATAGTACCATCTCGCAGAAAAAAACGGTACCAGTTATCGGGTGTCGTTTACGCTCGGATGTCGTTTAGCCAGCTCCGCAACCGCCACTGCCACCACCACTGCCTCCCTTCGTATACGGAACAGAAAGGTCGTATACGGTAAACGACTAGCACTAGGACAATAGCAACTAACAATGACCGATAACAGTCAGCAACCTCAAGGCACCTGGCACAAAACCGTCGAGGAAGAGGCCCTTTGCCACCGTATCGCATCGCTTTCCcaccaaatttttttctttcttgccTCGCCTCTGCTGTGGTcgtattattattattcattCTCTGCGCAGTTTAAACTATATACAGACGATTAATCCGTTATGCATGTACATTTTCTTATATGCGTACACCTGTGTGTGCATACTTctatataatatataatacaGGAAGATctattcctttttttcttcttctcttctcttctcccttttttctctctctttcttcctttccTTCCAGTAAATCTTTATAGTAGTTGTAATTTTCCTCTTTACATAATAGCATAAAGGACCAAGGAAAAGTAGTACAGCCatagaaaaagaggaaaaatgTCTGCCGTTTTCAACAACGCTACCCTTTCAGGTCTAGTGCAAGCAAGCACCTACTCACAAACTTTGCAAAATGTCGCCCATTACCAACCTCAATTGAATTTCATGGAAAAATACTGGGCTGCATGGTACAGTTACATGAACAATGATGTTTTGGCCACAGGTCtaatgttctttttattgCATGAATTTATGTACTTCTTTAGATGTTTGCCATGGTTCATCATCGACCAAATTCCATACTTTAGAAGATGGAAGTTACAACCAACTAAGATTCCAAGTGCTAAGGAACAACTATACTGTTTGAAATCCGTTCTTCTCTCTCATTTCTTGGTCGAGGCCATTCCAATCTGGACCTTCCACCCAATGTGTGAAAAATTAGGTATTACCGTCGAAGTTCCATTCCCATCTATCAAAACGATGGCTCTAGAAATTGGTCTATTCTTCGTCTTAGAAGATACATGGCATTACTGGGCTCACCGTCTATTCCACTACGGTGTCTTCTACAAGTACATTCATAAGCAACATCACAGATACGCTGCTCCATTCGGTCTTTCCGCTGAATACGCTCACCCTGCTGAAACTTTGTCTCTAGGTTTTGGTACCGTTGGTATGCCAATTCTTTACGTCATGTACACCGGTAAGTTACATTTGTTCACTCTATGTCTATGGATCACCCTAAGATTATTCCAAGCTGTTGACTCCCATTCTGGTTACGATTTCCCATGGTCTTTGAACAAGATCATGCCATTCTGGGCCGGTGCCGAACACCACGATTTGCATCATCACTACTTCATTGGTAACTAcgcttcttctttcagaTGGTGGGATTACTGTCTAGACACCGAATCCGGTCCAGAAGCTAAAGCTTCcagagaagaaagaatgaagaagagagcTGAAAACAATGCTCAAAAGAAGACTAACTAAGAGAAGAAAcacccaaaaaaaaaataataaaaaaacgtaaaaaaatgaaaataaattttaaaccgcttttttcttttttttttttaactttgTTCAATCCCCTTCCCCAACTCTCTCTTTTACTTTCACAACTGTTTATTTTAATATATGATTTTTAAATTAATCTAGGTTGATTCTAAAAACTATATTGCAATCTttaaatatatgtatacacATCCATTactatgtatatatatatatactatttatgataaatttttaacAAGCGAACCCATTATTAAATCCTATAAATAAGAAACAGCTTCTTTCtaattattattctttaaaCTTAAAAACTACATATACAAAAActacaaaaatatttcaaccAACCCACCTTCTGGCAGACCTGAATAATCTAATCCATGGACCGTATCCGCCCCACTCTTCGTATTTACCTTCTGGATACCAAGAATTGGCCTCCAATCTGCAGACTCTTTCAGGATGCGGCATCATTGCAAGCACTCTACCATTTGGCGACTTGATACCGGCTATACCATTACTCGACCCGTTGGGGTTGAATGGGAACTTTTCGGTGACGTTACCGTAATTGTCCACATACCTTATACAACATAGACCATCCTTTTCAAAGTTCTCCAGTTGTTCACCGCTTTTGGAAAACGTTGCCTTACCTTCACCATGTGCGACAGCAATCGGCAACTTGGATCCTGCCATGCCGTTCAAGAAAACAGACTCTTCGCTAGAATTATCTTTCTCTTGAGATATTTGCACCATACATACACGGGCTTCATATTGTTCACTGACATTTCTTTCGAAACTTGGCCAGTTTTCACACCCAGGAATGATATCTTTTAATCTACTCAAAAATTGACAACCATTACAAGCACCAAAAGCAAATGTATCTTGTCTctcattgaaaaacttgGAAAATTGTGAGCGGACGCCTTCATGGTACAATACAGATTTGGCCCAACCCGCACCTGCACCTAGGACGTCACCATATGAAAAACCACCACATGCGGCAAGACCGATAAATTCATCCAAATGGAATCTACCCTCCAGCAAATCTGTCATAGTAACATCCACTGAGTTGAATCCGGCTTGTTGGAAGCACCATGCCATTTCCATTTGACCGTTAACACCTTGCTCTCTTAGAATGGCAACCTTAGGTCTTTGGCTGGATAGTTCTAATCCGATCTTCATATCATCGGCTGGGTTGTACGTCAAGGCATATTGCAAACCGGGATCCCTATCATCTGTGATACTGgcaaattcttcttccgCTGTCTTTGGATTGTCTCTTAATTTCTGCATCTCATAAGATGTCTTGCTCCAGGTTTGCTCCAATTCAGATCTTGTATTGGCGTAAACTAGATCATTTGTCTTGGAATTAACAATCTTAATTTCTTGGCTTTGGAAGGATGGCTTACCAACAATAGAGATATACTCCTTAGCAACTCCGTTCTGGTTCATGATTTCTTCGAATTTGCTCAAGTTCTTAGTAGAAATTTGGAAGACTGCACCCAATTCTTCATTGAATAGGTCGGTTAATTGGCGTTCTAAATCTCCGCCATCAATACTGATTTCTAAACCGCATCTGGAGGCAAATGCCATTTCTAGCAAAGTGACAAGCAAACCACCATCAGATCTATCATGGTAAGCCAACACTATATCATCCTTTTGTTGATGTAATTGAATTAAACCTTCCAAGAAACCCTTCAAAATGGCGTTGTCATACACAGTGGGTGATTTGTTACCAACTTGGTTGTAAACTTGCAACAAAGCAGAGGCCCCTAATGACTTAGCCTCTTCTTTAGCGGATAAATCAACCAAGACGAGGACAGAATCTTCTgtgtttttatttaataacGGAGTCCATGTTTTGCTGGTGTTGGAAACTGGTGCAAATGCAGTAATATTCAATGATAATGGTGCTGTAACTTCCTTATCGTCccatttcatcttcatgGACATAGAATCCTTACCAACAGGGATAGCAACACCTAACGCAGGACATAAGTCCAGGCCTAATGCTTGGACGGCTTCATATAACTTGGAACCCTCACCTTGATGAGAGGCTGGTGACATCCAGTTAGCTGATAGTTTGATGTGATGTAAAGATTTCACATCAGCAGCGAATATGTTTAATAATGATTCTGCTACGGATAATTTAGCGGAGGCCGATGCTGAAATCAAAGCATTAACCGGTTTTTCACCCATAGCCATTGCTTCACCAGTGGAAATTATTGTTTCACCCAAGGATGAACCGGTGACACCAACATCTGCGACAGGTACTTGCCAAGGACCAACGAATTGATCTCTGTCGATTAGACCTGTGACAGATCTGTCACCAATAGTAATCAAAAATGACTTCGAACCAACAGATGGTAAGTTCAAAACTCTTTGAATAGCATCCTTTAGAGATGGAATTTCGCTCAAATTTACCTCTGGTAGATTTAGTGCTTCAGTTATGGTTTCTCTGGACATCTTTGGAGGCTTACCGAATAAAATTGGCATTTCCAAATCAATTGGAgttgttttcaaaagaggATCCTCCACAATTAATTTTTGTTCAGCAGTAGCGTGACCGACAACGGCAAATGGTGCTCTTTCTCTCTTACAGATGTCTTCGAAAATGGACAAGTCTTGAGGGGAAACACCAAGAACATAACGTTCTTGTGATTCATTACACCAAATTTCCATTGGTGACATACCAGGTTCTAAGGAGAGAACCTTTCTAATATCAAATTTAGCACCCAAGTCATTGTCATGAACCAGTTCAGGCAAAGCGTTGGATAACCCACCAGCACCAACATCATGAATAGATTGGATAGGATTGTTGTTACCTAGGGCAACACAGGCGTCGATGACTTGTTGACAACGACGTTCCATTTCAGGGTTTCCTCTTTGTACAGAAGCAAAATCCAAATCAGCGGAACCTTCACCGGAAGCTATAGAAGAAGCAGCACCACCGCCTAAACCAATCAACATAGATTGACCACCAAGAACAATTAAACAAGAACCTGGGGTAATTGGggtatttttcaaggcaAATTGAGGCCTAACGGTACCAAAACCTCCAGCAATCATAATTGGCTTATGGAACCCTCTGATTTCCTCCTTTCCTTGGTGATTCAAAACCTTTGTTGTCAAAGTTCTGAAGTAACCGTTGATACAAGGCCTACCAAACTCATTGTTAAATGCGGCAGAACCCAAAGGAGCCTCAATCATAATGTCTAATGCAGATGCAATATGGTAAGGCTTACCAATATTCAACTCCCAAGGTTGTTCATTACCTGGTATCAAAAGATCGCTCACAGAGAACCCACTCAAACCACACTTAGTTTTGGAACCTCTACCTGTAGCACCCTCGTCTCTAATTTCACCACCAGAACCTGTAGCAGCACCTGGGAAAGGAGAAACGGCTGTTGGATGGTTGTGAGTCTCAACCTTGATAAGCAATGGAATTCTTTCCTTTGTAGAAGTCCATTCCTTTGTAGTTGAATTTGGTGCGAAGAAAAAGGCGTCATTTTCACTGTCCAAAACGGCTGCATTATCAGAGTAGGCACTGATAGTATATTCTGGGTTTAACTTGTGAGTATTTCTAATCATTTGAAACAAGGTGAATTGTTGTTTTATTCCATCAATGGTCCAATCAGCGTTGAAGATCTTGTGACGACAATGTTCAGAATTAACTTGGGCGAACATGAATAACTCAACATCGGTAGGATCTCTTTTCATAGTTTCGACGAAGGCATGGATCAAATATTCCATTTCTCCACTATCTAGTGCCAAACCCAATTCTGTATTAGCTTTGGATAGAATGTCCTTTGGAGACTGTTTGGTGTCCTTAGGAGTCAATGGAACGTGAACTAATGGCTTTGGCTCTTCATGTGTAAATATGCTCATCGTATTTGGTGGTTCGGTCAGATATAATTGTTGAGTCATTCTATCGTAGACGCACTTCAGTGAAATATCATTTagattttccaaaagagGGAAGCCTGGAACAGTCTTTATGAGTAAGGCTAAACCTCTTTCAATGCGTTGGACTTTGCCTTGTAATCCACATACATGAGCAATATTAGTAGCCTTGGAAGACCAAGGAGAAATAGTGCCTGATCTAGGAACAACCCTAATCAAATATGTGTCTTGGCCAAGAGCTGAGCTGGGCAAATTATTAGCGACAGCATCGTTTAGTTGTCTTGCTAATGGATCGTTTGCGATATTCAAAGGAGAATCATAAGTCAGCAAGACCTCTAGCAATTTAGTGTCCTGTTCAGACAAATTTTGAGCGATACCGTTGACATAGTGAATGTAACACGAACGCAGTTCATTGATGACAGAAGTACTGTTTGTGTAAGAATTTATATCTTTGATTAAATTGTCAACTCTGAACTGAGATAAGGCCTTGGGACCTGGCAAAATATAATCAGTCATTGAACTTGACTTCTTTTGTTATGGACCTGGGAAGATTAAACTCTTAGAGATATCGAcagaataaaagaaaaaggaaaatatgCTTCGAAGCAGGGCCTGACAATTATTTAAATATGTATGCCAGGGCTCTCGAAGAAAGAGTTAAATAATAAGATATATTGCATTTATTACGGCATCATCTGTTTAATGAGTCCgcattcaatttttttttttcaattttaagTTCGAcgaaaatttgaaaaaacgGGTCAGCAGGAAAGAGTCAGGAACGGTCGAAGGTCATCTTTGTTTATTTACAAGCTGATGTAAAAAGTACATATCCTATCTATGTCCCAGGTTCAGTCATCGCTGGTAAGGATATATCCAATTCAATATGATATTTTGTATTAGGGAGTATAGCTGTGATGATATCCAATAGAGCGAAAGAAGGAATGGTGCTTGCGAAGACATTGCTAGCATAACCACACAACCGAGTCTCGATACATTCAGTATACTAGTCATTGCCTCTTGGGCCCTGGTCGAATTCCTTGAAATCGTTTTTATACCTTGCGATGACATACTTGAACTGAACATCAATCTGCCATTGAGTTCCACATTTAATACTGCCAAAGTCCCCACCAAGATGGGCGCTAGCAATGGCATTGCTACCAACGGCGAGCTTAAATCAAAAGAACCAAAATCCAGCACGGAAATCCAGGAAggataaaaaatttctataAGCTGTGCCTCTGTCAGTGTTCTGATACCCATCGAAACCGTCACCCAAAGAGGAATTTGCACCATCGGCAATAGTGCATTTTTCCATAATGGTACATTGTACTTcttgaataatttcttctgcCTCTTTCTTGTCTCTTTCACCGCCAAAAGTGTAATTTGTTCTGGGGTCAGAATGTCAGGACTCTGTAGTGGTAGTGGCATGAAGGAATCGTTAGAACTAATTTTGGCGGCATTTCTAGACTTTTTATTCGTAACGGCTGCTAATCGAAGCTTAATAATTGGCGTTATTGGCTGTACCAATTTCCTTAATTCTTGCTGTTTCAAGATTCTCTTCCGCTGCCATATACTGAACGGCAGTGTCACCAGGGTTCTAAGTGTGATGGTACCCAAAGGAACAAGTAATATCCACGGTATGTGTGAGGCTTCATGCAGAGTTAAAAACGTGTCTGCTacactttgaaaaagtgaaaagtTTCTCTTCGTACTCAGATTGACCCTACCATACTGTAGGCCGACTGAGCTGCACGAGAGTAACGCAAAACCATTTTGACGAGTGGCTACCCTTTTTAACATAATGTCATGCTTTACCTGGTGtatcttatttttgaaccctttttttccagtcCAGTCTCTTTAATCTTTGGTTAAATTACTGGATGATAGAAAAAATGGGTTTGCtgacaaaa is a window from the Saccharomyces paradoxus chromosome VII, complete sequence genome containing:
- the SPR3 gene encoding septin SPR3 (Sporulation-specific member of the CDC3/10/11/12 family of genes~similar to YGR059W), whose translation is MKSKGSRLSTDCPVEFPKIISEFAEEVKIRRQSSQGQNVDSYHATSPELKHRRQRSSSFVNGKYRSRDIPLLDNKNAEEISSNSHGQDIGIRNLPRQRELLNAKNGIHFTLMVAGQSGLGKTTFINSLFSTSLIDDNIKENKPIVRYKSVVEGDGTHLNFNVIDTPGFGNNMDNAFTWRTMVNYIDEEIRSYIFQEEQPDRAKMVDDRVHCCLYFLKPTNKGIDALDVVTMKKLAKRVNLIPVIAKADSLTKEELKNFKMEIREIIRVQDIPVCFFFGNDVLNATQDIFQKYPFSIIASNEYIFNEKGERVKGRQYKWGAVDIENEKYCDFKILQKTLFDWHLIDLVESTEEYYEKCRSEMLRTRLLKARDCLTTKSVDLTEEQKKFLEEEMNFDELEENKLKNYKCYEIINKTIMDKVATEWDPEFITRQLEAKKKFNELSNREISKFRDWKKSLFMEQENFNQEIEQLNHKLENLQLECQDLEYKLLIGKSSNNHSTDSATLVNVHIRR
- the ERG25 gene encoding methylsterol monooxygenase (C-4 methyl sterol oxidase~similar to YGR060W) — encoded protein: MSAVFNNATLSGLVQASTYSQTLQNVAHYQPQLNFMEKYWAAWYSYMNNDVLATGLMFFLLHEFMYFFRCLPWFIIDQIPYFRRWKLQPTKIPSAKEQLYCLKSVLLSHFLVEAIPIWTFHPMCEKLGITVEVPFPSIKTMALEIGLFFVLEDTWHYWAHRLFHYGVFYKYIHKQHHRYAAPFGLSAEYAHPAETLSLGFGTVGMPILYVMYTGKLHLFTLCLWITLRLFQAVDSHSGYDFPWSLNKIMPFWAGAEHHDLHHHYFIGNYASSFRWWDYCLDTESGPEAKASREERMKKRAENNAQKKTN
- the ADE6 gene encoding phosphoribosylformylglycinamidine synthase (Formylglycinamidine-ribonucleotide (FGAM)-synthetase~similar to YGR061C); amino-acid sequence: MTDYILPGPKALSQFRVDNLIKDINSYTNSTSVINELRSCYIHYVNGIAQNLSEQDTKLLEVLLTYDSPLNIANDPLARQLNDAVANNLPSSALGQDTYLIRVVPRSGTISPWSSKATNIAHVCGLQGKVQRIERGLALLIKTVPGFPLLENLNDISLKCVYDRMTQQLYLTEPPNTMSIFTHEEPKPLVHVPLTPKDTKQSPKDILSKANTELGLALDSGEMEYLIHAFVETMKRDPTDVELFMFAQVNSEHCRHKIFNADWTIDGIKQQFTLFQMIRNTHKLNPEYTISAYSDNAAVLDSENDAFFFAPNSTTKEWTSTKERIPLLIKVETHNHPTAVSPFPGAATGSGGEIRDEGATGRGSKTKCGLSGFSVSDLLIPGNEQPWELNIGKPYHIASALDIMIEAPLGSAAFNNEFGRPCINGYFRTLTTKVLNHQGKEEIRGFHKPIMIAGGFGTVRPQFALKNTPITPGSCLIVLGGQSMLIGLGGGAASSIASGEGSADLDFASVQRGNPEMERRCQQVIDACVALGNNNPIQSIHDVGAGGLSNALPELVHDNDLGAKFDIRKVLSLEPGMSPMEIWCNESQERYVLGVSPQDLSIFEDICKRERAPFAVVGHATAEQKLIVEDPLLKTTPIDLEMPILFGKPPKMSRETITEALNLPEVNLSEIPSLKDAIQRVLNLPSVGSKSFLITIGDRSVTGLIDRDQFVGPWQVPVADVGVTGSSLGETIISTGEAMAMGEKPVNALISASASAKLSVAESLLNIFAADVKSLHHIKLSANWMSPASHQGEGSKLYEAVQALGLDLCPALGVAIPVGKDSMSMKMKWDDKEVTAPLSLNITAFAPVSNTSKTWTPLLNKNTEDSVLVLVDLSAKEEAKSLGASALLQVYNQVGNKSPTVYDNAILKGFLEGLIQLHQQKDDIVLAYHDRSDGGLLVTLLEMAFASRCGLEISIDGGDLERQLTDLFNEELGAVFQISTKNLSKFEEIMNQNGVAKEYISIVGKPSFQSQEIKIVNSKTNDLVYANTRSELEQTWSKTSYEMQKLRDNPKTAEEEFASITDDRDPGLQYALTYNPADDMKIGLELSSQRPKVAILREQGVNGQMEMAWCFQQAGFNSVDVTMTDLLEGRFHLDEFIGLAACGGFSYGDVLGAGAGWAKSVLYHEGVRSQFSKFFNERQDTFAFGACNGCQFLSRLKDIIPGCENWPSFERNVSEQYEARVCMVQISQEKDNSSEESVFLNGMAGSKLPIAVAHGEGKATFSKSGEQLENFEKDGLCCIRYVDNYGNVTEKFPFNPNGSSNGIAGIKSPNGRVLAMMPHPERVCRLEANSWYPEGKYEEWGGYGPWIRLFRSARRWVG
- the COX18 gene encoding membrane insertase COX18 (Protein required for membrane insertion of C-terminus of Cox2p~similar to YGR062C), with amino-acid sequence MLKRVATRQNGFALLSCSSVGLQYGRVNLSTKRNFSLFQSVADTFLTLHEASHIPWILLVPLGTITLRTLVTLPFSIWQRKRILKQQELRKLVQPITPIIKLRLAAVTNKKSRNAAKISSNDSFMPLPLQSPDILTPEQITLLAVKETRKRQKKLFKKYNVPLWKNALLPMVQIPLWVTVSMGIRTLTEAQLIEIFYPSWISVLDFGSFDLSSPLVAMPLLAPILVGTLAVLNVELNGRLMFSSSMSSQGIKTISRNSTRAQEAMTSILNVSRLGCVVMLAMSSQAPFLLSLYWISSQLYSLIQNIILNWIYPYQR